One Micropterus dolomieu isolate WLL.071019.BEF.003 ecotype Adirondacks linkage group LG23, ASM2129224v1, whole genome shotgun sequence DNA window includes the following coding sequences:
- the kcna1b gene encoding potassium voltage-gated channel subfamily A member 1 produces the protein MTVVSTENMDETSTLPGHPQDPYPPDDDHDDHDCCERVVINISGLRFETQLKTLAQFPETLLGNPKKRMRYFDPLRNEYFFDRNRPSFDAILYYYQSGGRLRRPVNVPLDMFSEEIKFYELGVEAMEKFREDEGFIREEERPLPEKEFQRQIWLLFEHPESSGPARGIAIVSVMVILISIVIFCLETLPELKEDPNQRMQIVGNVTVYYKPNFLTDPFFVVETLCIIWFSFELIVRFFACPSKAAFFKNMMNSIDIVAIIPYFITLGTELADDQDNKEGKGGGEQATSLAILRVIRLVRVFRIFKLSRHSKGLQILGQTLKASMRELGLLIFFLFIGVILFSSAVYFAEAEEKESFFTSIPDAFWWAVVSMTTVGYGDMYPVTIGGKIVGSLCAIAGVLTIALPVPVIVSNFNYFYHRETEGEEQAQLLNVSNQNLASDTNSSRRSSSVMSKSEYMEIDEDMNNSIDNFREANLRTANCTAPSHNCVNKGKLLTDV, from the coding sequence ATGACTGTGGTGTCCACAGAGAACATGGATGAGACCTCCACCTTGCCGGGACACCCGCAGGACCCCTACCCGCCCGACGACGATCACGATGACCACGACTGCTGCGAGCGGGTGGTCATCAACATTTCGGGGCTGCGCTTTGAGACCCAGCTAAAGACTCTCGCCCAGTTCCCCGAAACTCTACTCGGGAACCCCAAGAAGAGGATGCGCTACTTTGACCCCTTACGAAACGAGTATTTCTTTGACCGGAATCGCCCGAGTTTCGATGCCATCTTGTATTATTACCAGTCAGGAGGAAGGCTAAGAAGACCGGTCAACGTGCCCCTGGATATGTTCTCAGAGGAGATAAAGTTTTACGAACTTGGCGTGGAGGCTATGGAGAAGTTTCGAGAGGACGAGGGATTTATCAGGGAAGAGGAGCGGCCCCTGCCAGAGAAGGAGTTCCAGCGGCAGATCTGGCTCCTCTTTGAACACCCGGAGAGCTCGGGCCCCGCCCGGGGGATCGCCATCGTCTCAGTGATGGTTATTCTTATTTCAATAGTCATATTTTGTTTGGAGACGTTACCAGAGCTGAAGGAGGATCCCAATCAGCGGATGCAGATAGTGGGAAACGTCACCGTGTATTACAAACCAAACTTCCTCACAGACCCTTTCTTTGTGGTGGAGACGCTCTGCATCATCTGGTTTTCTTTTGAGTTGATAGTCCGGTTTTTCGCTTGTCCCAGCAAGGCGgctttctttaaaaacatgatgaacTCTATTGATATTGTGGCTATAATCCCGTACTTCATCACACTTGGAACAGAGCTGGCCGACGACCAAGACAACAAGGAGGGGAAGGGAGGAGGGGAACAGGCCACGTCTCTGGCTATTCTCAGGGTAATCCGCCTGGTGAGGGTGTTCAGGATCTTTAAACTGTCCCGACATTCAAAGGGGCTCCAGATTTTGGGGCAAACTCTAAAGGCGAGCATGCGGGAGCTGGGCTTGCTaattttcttcctcttcatcgGCGTGATTTTGTTCTCCAGTGCTGTCTACTTCGCTGAGGCCGAGGAGAAGGAGTCGTTCTTCACCAGTATCCCAGATGCTTTCTGGTGGGCCGTGGTGTCGATGACGACCGTCGGCTATGGAGACATGTATCCCGTGACCATCGGAGGGAAGATCGTGGGCTCGCTGTGCGCCATCGCCGGAGTGTTAACCATCGCACTCCCGGTGCCCGTCATCGTGTCCAATTTCAACTACTTCTACCACCGGGAGACGGAGGGCGAGGAGCAGGCTCAGCTCCTCAACGTCAGCAACCAGAACTTGGCGTCGGACACCAACTCGAGCCGCCGCAGCTCCTCGGTGATGAGCAAGTCGGAGTACATGGAGATAGACGAGGACATGAACAACAGCATCGATAACTTTAGGGAAGCAAACCTTAGGACTGCCAACTGCACGGCTCCCAGCCACAACTGTGTGAACAAGGGGAAGCTGCTCACCGACGTGTGA